ttgaacgagatgacgttcgcgcacgttgagtcttgcatatcgttcctgatcgttgagtggcttttgcgggttagattgatctgtaccccccccccccctccttctagcgccaaactgtgggaaccgaaattcgcactgtcgatttccgtttaaattaggaaagtaggagaaccctagtttcccagaagTCCCGGATATCTACTAATACCatacgccaagcaatcagaacacgaaacgagaacagtaataaaataagaaatcgaaaaagagagcaagatagttcttattccgaatctgcgtttgagcgtttacaacaaggtaagtgtctgggctacgagagctgtcggcgagattcctagttctaaaaccctaagacggcaaaaacctaattgagtcgcagctcgaataacaaaaatggaaaattgcctaaaatcgctctaagtgctaagtttgttgTGTCTCCAATTCCTCCCcttatgcctctcgcctaggactccttatatactggctccaaggtcggtttacgcttttctccttctgcccttaagccgccatagcataaaaatggagatattccattttttccgatcttcgtaattatcttcaaaatttcgtatttatccgcggaaacttgacatttatctttccgcgcgaaccaagcgtaaaccatcatgcggcttacgggctgttggttaagaaatcgtaagttgggccttgagtcatgtcttaggtccctttgggccgttttctgactcgaagcgtttattacgacttctttcgataaagaatgaactttccgcggtttttacggtaaagtttgatcaataacttagaatggcggggaacgtgaaatgggttcgctacggtcttcgggagatagcatcgaagggtagacgagaatgcatggactaatgtcgtgtcgaagaaggtttctacgttttcttcttcggggatttggacgttaacttcgtcgcaaccgttttcgaccccaacagagGTGTTAACCTGAGCTACAAGACCACACCCGacacggcgagtgaaggaaattTTGTCACTAGGAGCCCCGAAGATGCTAGACGCCTTATCAAAAATGTAGCAACGGGAAAATCCTATGAAAAGATGGATGAAGAAATAGGAAATTCGATAAATTCAAAGGATAATTCTGAATTGGAAGAGATCAAGAATTCCCTCAATTCACTCCACTCTTTTCTTCAGAATCAACACCGATCTGATATAGCCCAAGTCAAAGATGATGCCTTGTCTGATATGGAAAATCAATTAGAAGAAGAGACAAACTATTCAGACCCCTTTCCCGTGTTTAACATAGATAGTTTCACTCAAGCCTATGACATTGCTGTGAAATCACGCACTGGAAAGGAAAAGTTCAATATCCGACAAGCACTCACTGGCAACCGTAAAGCAAAGTCAAATTTTTacggaaaaataaatatggtttaCGGAAAGTTAATGGAGAAAGCAGATTCTTTGGGTGAACTTATCCGAAAATTAAAAAGTCAAGTAGCTGAAATTGCGACAGCCATCAAAAGCGAAAGAGGACGTCTTCCCGGGAGAAATGATTTAAACCCGAGACGTCAAGTCAGTGCCGTAATGTTGCATAGCGGAAAACGTCTCGCAACAAACATGAAGAGCAACACCGAAATTGGCAATTCTGCCAATGCTGATGAAACAGGCAAGAGCGATTCTCAGCCTATACTTCTTGATGACCCTGACCCAAAACCTTCTCGCGAAAATGGGAAGTCTACCGCTGAGATTAATAAGGAAAAAACTATAGACTTAGAAGTAGAAGAAGATTCGGAAATTGAggccgaaatcgatcgacagtatgGCACCCACGTCGATCGACCAGTGGATCCTGTCGTCGATCAACATCCGAGTAaccctatcgatcgacgtcccACTCGGCCCGGACCAACGATTGAGGGAGTCTATAGAACCCTACCCCCTTATCCTCCAAAAACGCAGACTAAGAAATCATTAGAATATGCGATCTGCGAGAAAGCATTGGATAAAATTACTGTGGAGATGTCCCTTAGTGACGCTATGAAAATAGCACCTTCGATAAAGAAGTATGTGAAGGATATGACGTCTCCAAATTATCCAACAGCTGAACATAGCGTGATGATGGTGTCAGAGGAAGTAAGCGCCATGATTCAAGGAGAAACTCCAGCTAAGAGACGTGATCCTGATATTTTCGTCCTAGATTGCAATATACATAACACGCGCTTTCCTCGATCACTATGTGATCTTGGCTCTAGCGTAAATCTTATGCCTTACTCCGTTGCAGTAACCTTGGCATATAACGACTTTATGACAACTCCGATAACCTTGGTTCTAGCTGATCGATCTATCAGGGTACCTGAAGGAATACTCGAAGATGTTCccgtaaaaattaataattgtttCGTGCCTACGGATTTTGTTGTGTTAAAATACAGACAGGAACCAAAAGACAACCAAAAGACCCCCTCATTCTGGGGCGGCCATTCCTAGCTACAGCTGGAGCGATCATTGATGTGAAACAAGGACGGATAAATTTGAACATCGGGGACATCTCGATGATCTTTGATATGGAAAAGCTAATCAAGCAACCCTTGATAGATGACCAAGCCTTTATGTGGAAGAATTTCTGAGCTGGAAAAGGAATCTTTCATAGACATGTGCTCAGACGACCCCTTAGAAAACGCTCTTACCCATGTAGAAAGGGAGATTTTCAGTATAGATAACAGAACAGACGATTACGTGCGACTGATGGATGCAAGTATCGAGGTTACAAAcatcgaagaagatgatgactcAGACATTATCGCCGATCGACACCTCATAGAggccgtcgatcgacaaccataCTCATTATCAAATTGGTCTAAAGATAAAGCATCAAAAGTTGAATTAAAACCCCTCCCCAGTGGTCTTAAATATGCATTCTCTATGACCAATCCTATCCTGTTATTGTCAATGCTAATCTCACTAGCGGAGAACTTtcgttattattaaataaactacGGAAGTACAGGAAAGCAATCGGGTATTCTCTCgatgatattcctggtatttcTCCTGATCTCTGCATGCACCGCTACTAGGAAAGATCACTTTCCCCTGCCctttattgatcaaatgctgGAGCGTTTAGCCAATCACCagtattattgttttcttgatggatattccgGATTCTTTCAAATTCCCATACATCCGGacgatcaagaaaagacaacCTTTACATGCCCCTATGGAACGTTTGGGTATCgcagaatgccatttggtctttgTAATGCTCCCTCCACCTTCCAAcgttgcatgatgtcaatctttacaGATATGATCGAGGACTTTATGGAAGTCTTTATGGATGACTTTTCAGTCTACGGATCAAACGTTAAGAGTTGCCTCGATAATTTATGCAAGGTATTGGAAAGATGCGAAGAAAAGAACCTTGTCCTAAATTgggaaaaatgtcattttatggTTAACGATGGCATCATATTAGGACATAGGGTTTCCGCCGCTGGTATAGAGGTAGATAGAGCTTAAATCCAGGTGATGACCTGTCTACCAGCAcccaaaaatgtaaaagacgtgcgaagttttctcggacacGCCGGATTTTATAGGAGGTTTATACGAAATTTTAGTAAAATCGCTAGAACTTTAAATAACCTCTTGTGCAAGGAAGTAAAGTTTGACTTTACCCCAGAATGCATGGAAGCTTtcgatgatttaaaaaaatcccTTATAACTACCTCCGTCGTTCAAGCCCCCGACTGGAATCTCCCTTTCGAGATCATATGTGATGCGAGTGATTTTGCGATAGGAGCAGTTTTGGGCCAAAGGAAAGATAAAAAGCTGCATGCCATCTACTATGCTAGTCGTACGCTTGATGAAGCGCAACGGAATTAtgcaacaacagaaaaagaactACTCGCCGTAGTttatgcatttgaaaaattCCATCAATATTTAATTGGCACACATGTGATAGTTCACACTGACCACGCTGCCATTAAATATTTGATGCAGTAGAAAGATGCAAAACCTCGACTCATACGCTGGATTTTACTACTCCAAGAGTTTGATATTGAAATTAAAGATAAACGAGGAGTAGATAATGGAGTCGCTGACAATCTCCCTCGAATCAGTATAGAAGATAACGTCCCAATAGACGATTTCTTCCCAACATAGAACGTTGCACACATAGGTTCGTAGGTCAAATATCTCTCCCTTCCGatgagacatcgatcgatgcgaagGAAAACATATCGATCAATTTAAGTAgtgatacatcgatcgataacgACAATATCGCAACACCTCAAATCCCTTGTAACCACATTCACAGCACCtcatctataaaaataaatattgacatAACGGTCAACGTTGCGGGTGATAATATAAATCTCACACCCAATGAAGAAACGCAACGTGAGGTGCACGCAATTGGTAGAAACTCACAAGATCGACCCTGGTATGCTGATATAGTCAACTATTTGGCAGCCGAAGTCGATCCTGAAGAACTCAAGGGATATATGAGGAAGAAATTCTCCAGAGACGTTAGAAGATATCATTAGGATGAACCATACCTCTACAGGCATTGCTCTGATAGGATATACAGACGATGCGTATCCGACGCTGAAATCCTGGACATTATATACCAATGTCATGGATCTGACTATGCAGGACATTTCGCCACCTACAAAACGGTTTCGAAAATCCTTCAAgcaggattctggtggccaacgACTTTTCGCGATGTCCATGCATTTATAACACAATGTGACAGATGCCAAAGACGAggaaaaatcagcaaaagacacgAAATGGAACAAAAGTTCATTCTGGAAGTAGAAGTCTTTGATTGCTGGGGGATAGATTTCATGAGTCTTTTCCCATCCTCATACGGAAACAAGTATATACTAGTCGTTGTAGACTACGTAACcaaatgggttgaagcaataGCTTCCCCAACTAATGACGCATCTGTTGTTATTAAGCTTTTTTAAAGCATCATCTTTCCACGGTTTGGAGTTCCTAGAATAGTCATCAGTGATGGTGGAACCCATTTGATCAATAAGGTCTATGACGGATTGCTTAAAAAGAACGGTGTTCAGCATAGAGTAGCTACTCCCTACCACCCACAAACCAGTGGACAGGTAGAAGTCTCTAATCGGCAAATCAAAGAAATTCTAGAGAAAACTGTGGGAATTTCCAGAAGGGATTGGTCTAGGAAACTAGACAATGCACTTTGGGCCTACAGGACCGCCTATAAGACACCGTTGGGAACAACACCATTCCACCTCCTTTATGGCAAATACTGTCATTTACCAGCTGAACTGGAGCATAAAGCAGCTTAGGCTACCAAACTtctaaattttgatataaagcCTGCTGCTGAAAGGAGACTCATCCAGCTTAACGAGTTTGATGAAATCAGACATTTAGCCTATGAGAATTCAAAACTATATAAAGAAAGGACTAAAGCGTACCACGATAGGAAGATCTTATCCCGACACTTTGAACCAGATGATCAAGTCCTTCTTTATAACTCTCGGCTAACGttatttcctggaaagcttaGATCTCGTTGGTCCGGACCATTCATAATAACTGATGTAAAACCCTCCGGAGCCATAACTCTAAAAAGCGATAAAGGGGGCGAGTTTACAGTGAACAGTCAACGAGTGAAACATTATTGGGCAAAATCGCCAGCGAATCAGCCCATTATTCTAAGAACCCCTGATAACTAGTTTATTCAGGAAGTCGAGCTAAAGACTTTAAATTTaagcgctgaatgggaggcaacccattttctaatatatatatatatatatatatatatatatattttattttctcgtaattttatttatatctatatttatatcttgctattagtaaaatattaggAGTAATAGAAATTAGGAGTAGTTTATTTGgagaaatatcgatcgatgtagctGTTCTGCTACCGATCGATGCAGACATATCGAGGGTTAACCTCATTTAACTCAACATCCGCCTCTTTCTCCTCTCATTCGCAAAACCCTAACGAAATcaaaacctctcttttctctctcgaTTCTTGACGGATTTCTTCCGTTTCTCGCCCTAATCCACTCGATTTCTCATTCTCTATCTGTTTAGTTTATTCACTCACCCGATCTACAAGGTTTGACTTTGAAATTCTCTTTTATTGGGAATTTTTAGAGTTGAGCTTTGAGATGAACTAGAACTTATGATTAGTCGTGAATTTGGGAtggttttgaagtttctaacgATTATCTAGTGTTAGGATTGTGAATCTTGTGCTATTGATACCTTGAAAGTACGATTTGGACTTGAGTGATTTTTGCAGGTTTCGCGTTTCGACATCCATCGACGCGAATTctatagcatcgatcgatatccttATTATCGACTAACCCTTAATGAcatatatcgatcgatgtgtcaCATacttcatcgatcgatatcaaaATATATCGATAACACTATCTCACTCCTACTCTCTTTTCTGTTTGTTTTTAGATGAACTTAGACGCAGCCGCAGAGAGACGtgagaggaagatgaagaggagATTCGACGAAGCTAGAACCTCCGTATAGCACCGCGGACCTTGGCCTCGTGACGACAAAACACCCATCGATACAGTCGAGGAGTTCGCTGACCCGAAGAAAGCGGTCAACAGCAAGGAGTGCATCAATCGCGTACTCAAAAACGAGTGGGACGACTATGACAGCttgttctacaatgcttggcttggcgTCTCTATCGAGCCCACACGGTTCATCTACCCATACATCTTACGGAAGCAACAGATCGAGACAGACATCGAAGAGATGATCACGTAGCTCGGACTTGGCACCATGGCCACTCGCGCTTACGATCTCCACGTCGACTTGGTCAGACAATTTATGGCCACAGTTGAGTTCACCTACAGCACATCGAGGGTGAGGGTAGCAGGAGATGGTACACTGACCTTCTTCGCCAGGGGGGGTTCGATACATGATCTCCATCCCCGAGCTCTGCCGCATCTACGGTTTCGATGAGACTGAAACCCAGAGAAAGCTCCCACCCTTCCTAGGCCTCAACAGTTTCTGTGAGATAATAGGCAGGAGAGCGTGGGACTCCAATTCCGCCACACAGACAGATATCCGTCACCCTACCCTCCGGTACTTTCTACGGGCTCTTGCAAACACGTTGGTTTGCAAGATGGAGCCCAACAAGGTGAGGATACAGGAGCTTACACTACTCTTTTGTGGAGTAAACGGCTTGGTGGACCTGACTCATCTCGATGAGGCCAACGACGTAGTGACTCCAAACCTTGGAGCCACTTTTGCTGCGCACTTGGTGGAATTGAAGAAAAAGCCCTTCATGGGCAAAGGCAGGAAGAAGGAGACGGTTGGGAGTTTGCTGACACCGATCTTTGAGTATCTAGGCATCCGCCAAGACCCGAGCACAGCCGACCGCTCCCACCACTTCTTGGACGAGCCACACCTGATGAACTCAGGTTGGCTCAAGGAGGAACTTCTCTGGAGTTTCAGGATCGAGAACCAGCACCGCCTACTACAGATGCCGAACAGGATGATCACAGACTTCGATTACAGTGTCGAGAGACTCTGGTTCATGCTCGACGCCCAGCTACTCCGCGATCTTCCAGCCATCCCGCGCAGACCTACCAGAGTGCGTCGAGCCAGAGCTACACAGGGACCACCATAGGCACCTCTTCCTGACTTCCCGAACATACCAGACATCCCTATGCGCGATCAGGGAGACTTTCAGAGGGTAGTTGTGGATGCTCTTCGTGCCATATGGGCTAGAGTATCTTGCACGAGCAGGAGGACCATCAGAGCTCACTCACCAGCAGCAGCAAGACGTTCTAGGCAGCGCAGAGATCCCTCGTCCAAGAGCGACGTTGAGACCAGAGAGGACACCGACTAGTCCTCCCATTTCTATCTCTTTCCCTTATGAACTTGTTTGTCTATTTTTCGAACTTgtaggatttatattttagacATATCTATGCTTTATGTTTGAGACTGTTTACTTATTTCTTATGTTTGGAGTGTCTAACAGAGCTACCCACACTGACAGATCACACGAGTTAGATTCCAGACATGATGCAGAATCTTCTGTTATGTGCCATCGATTGACACGGAGTggatggtatcgatcgatgtgcggGACAGATAGGTACGACACCTTGCTCTAACATCTAACTTTGCTTCTCACCGCCTTTGGACACTTTACACCAAGACGGTGTAATTTTAGTCTGGGGGAGGTAGTACTAACACCATCTTCTTGAGTTTTGtcaaaatcttttcaaaaataattttatttagtcaagaaggggactatgaacttatgatttttacttgaatgtctaaccactttttagcaccattctagatttactgattgcagatagtaataaagatgctaaagtggatcaacttgtcaactatacacacttgcctaGCTTGTTTGAAAGAACCAAAGCTAACGTCCAACACTAACCTGACActactgcttgtcttggggcttggtatacatgggatcggattcttcagacaaaaCTGGAAGGTAAACCCTTATGTAGATTTatatatcacattttctctctctatttcgaccttAGAGTAGTTATTTagttatctaaaaaaaaaaaaaaaaatttattatttaaataggacttaggatttagttaggtggaatccgaacaggaattggtggctacaaccattaaagcttgcttcacaaggattccaacaaaaagaattcgaacgggacttggaggcagcaatcttcaaggctcgcttcacaaagaattcttggatatatgtcaaaaagaagtgaacaggacttggtggcaaccaccattaagtcttgattcatggaagtctgtccaatcttggtcaatgatcttgcaatataagcagactttgactcaagagagaaattagagagagagaaattaggaactaacttttacctgaaAATCCAGAAACTTGTTTGAGATCCTTGCCTcctatgatcgatactcccaaggtaaagcatgcactttgtttttatgctaagaaatgaggttagtcAAGGGGAATATCAGATAAGATTTGCTGAGTTCTGGCTAGATAagtttggttgctaagctaggatattacATAATGTGCTTTTTGATTAGGAccttttagatgtggattgcaatattgtagaggtgatgacttctatgttttaaatatgtgagtccctgatgttttcaaacctctttcagagagactgtccgtttgttttgcttgaggacaagcaaaaggataAGCccgggggagttgatataccatgaattTCACCCATTTTTAGTCATGGTATCTTAGTGTTTTAAGATCTATTTACTATGTTTTAGGGTCTTTTCAAAGCAATTACAGGTTCAGTTACTTGATAGAAGGAAATGATGCTTTTGGGACGCTTTGGAGTACTTTTACGGGtacagcatcgatcgacgcttgaagGCAATATCGATCGACCAGAGCCAGttaaaatcgatcgacaaccgttgagcaccatcgatcgatgttggatcACCCGAGGATTAATCACGAGATTAGAAGATTTCATTtcctaaaaatttattaattgcaACCTAAGCCCTTAGCCGCCGGTGAGGCTATATTTACTAgcgttttgtatcattttagaggaGACTGGCCTAAAGACCTAGCTTGGAGAAGAAGCATTTTTGGCTACTTTgaggagagcttaggattggagagatagatctgagactgcataatagagaagatcttgaactcttttatttctattactcttACTTTCTGTGTTTAATATTTCATTTGAGTTTTATTCAaaccatcatgactttgtctctcatgaatatgtcAGAGTAAAcccaattgttagatttaggtttctcataaAGGTTGAAATATGTGCTGCTAAATTAGACtattaaaaaggtgttttgataGTTCTTTCATGCGTGTTgaacttaatgctaaaattaggattgatcaccctcattttagatcttaggattaattgagataaCCAACCGTTACCTTCAATACCTGAAATAGCCAgcgtgatctaactgactagataacaacgagagttggtctagaagGTTAGGGAACAGATTCAAACCCGCTCGCAAAGCTTGCTAGAAGAACTGTCGATCGACGCGACTATCgttgtgtcgatcgattgtttgaaaggtgtatcgaacGATGTGCATaaagtcacatcgatcgactcTTTCTCGAGATCAATAGAagacagttgagatccgagatctagtaAAGAAAACCTATCTGGTTCACCATTGTTTGAGTTCATAAACCTTcaaaccctttagtctaaactaagttACATgcttatcatacctgagaatttGCCTAAGTCTAGCTGTCTTCCATCCTTAAAACAACTTCATTTTAAACCGCCGAACAATTACCTTGTTCGACTCgtcatttact
The window above is part of the Brassica napus cultivar Da-Ae chromosome C8, Da-Ae, whole genome shotgun sequence genome. Proteins encoded here:
- the LOC106453512 gene encoding uncharacterized protein LOC106453512, whose translation is MDEEIGNSINSKDNSELEEIKNSLNSLHSFLQNQHRSDIAQVKDDALSDMENQLEEETNYSDPFPVFNIDSFTQAYDIAVKSRTGKEKFNIRQALTGNRKAKSNFYGKINMVYGKLMEKADSLGELIRKLKSQVAEIATAIKSERGRLPGRNDLNPRRQVSAVMLHSGKRLATNMKSNTEIGNSANADETGKSDSQPILLDDPDPKPSRENGKSTAEINKEKTIDLEVEEDSEIEAEIDRQYGTHVDRPVDPVVDQHPSNPIDRRPTRPGPTIEGVYRTLPPYPPKTQTKKSLEYAICEKALDKITVEMSLSDAMKIAPSIKKYVKDMTSPNYPTAEHSVMMVSEEVSAMIQGETPAKRRDPDIFVLDCNIHNTRFPRSLCDLGSSVNLMPYSVAVTLAYNDFMTTPITLVLADRSIRVPEGILEDVPTGTKRQPKDPLILGRPFLATAGAIIDVKQGRINLNIGDISMIFDMEKLIKQPLIDDQAFMWKNF